In Andreesenia angusta, the following are encoded in one genomic region:
- the lpdA gene encoding dihydrolipoyl dehydrogenase, translating into MQYDVIVIGGGPAGYVGAIKAAQMGAKVAIVEKDNYGGTCLNRGCIPTKTYVKNAEIIEHIKHAKDRGIVLGSDDFTLDMKKIVSYKNRVVRKLTAGIAGLLKSHGVDMYSGVGRITADKKVKIDDGETIEGKKIVLAGGSKVSRINIPGIDGPKVLTSDEILDLQELPKRLAIVGGGVIGTEVATIFNAYGSEVTIVQSSGYIVPAMDRRVSVELAKIMQKKGVNILTESRLEKIEDKGDSVLLHIKDKEPVEADLVLIAIGRVPDLDGVGDIEFEMDRGAIVVNDKMETSVEGIYAPGDINCRCMLAHSASKMAEIAVENALGGNVEYDPTNNPSAIYTLPEASSVGLTEEQANDKYENVAVGAFPFGANGRALASGETHGFIKVVINKDDKKILGVHILGVNAAEMINEAAALMENGVTADHVAETVHAHPTFSEAFMEACADSIDMCIHLQKKN; encoded by the coding sequence ATGCAATATGATGTAATAGTTATAGGTGGAGGACCAGCAGGATATGTAGGAGCTATAAAGGCAGCACAGATGGGGGCTAAGGTAGCTATAGTTGAAAAAGACAACTATGGTGGCACATGCCTTAACAGAGGATGTATCCCTACGAAGACTTATGTTAAAAACGCAGAGATAATAGAGCATATAAAACATGCTAAAGATAGAGGTATAGTACTTGGAAGCGACGACTTCACGCTTGACATGAAGAAGATTGTAAGCTACAAAAACAGGGTGGTTAGAAAGCTTACAGCTGGAATAGCAGGGCTTCTAAAGAGCCACGGCGTGGATATGTACAGCGGAGTAGGCCGTATAACGGCAGACAAGAAGGTAAAGATAGACGATGGAGAGACTATAGAAGGAAAGAAGATAGTACTTGCCGGTGGATCTAAGGTGAGCAGAATAAACATACCTGGAATAGACGGGCCAAAAGTGCTTACAAGCGACGAAATACTGGACCTTCAAGAGCTTCCAAAGAGACTTGCAATAGTCGGAGGAGGAGTTATAGGAACAGAGGTGGCTACTATATTCAACGCCTACGGATCAGAAGTCACAATAGTGCAGTCTTCAGGCTATATAGTGCCTGCTATGGACAGAAGGGTTAGCGTGGAGCTAGCTAAGATAATGCAGAAAAAAGGTGTCAACATACTCACAGAGAGCAGACTAGAGAAGATAGAGGACAAGGGCGACTCTGTGCTTCTACACATAAAAGACAAAGAGCCTGTTGAAGCAGACCTTGTGCTTATAGCTATAGGAAGAGTGCCAGACCTTGACGGAGTTGGAGATATAGAGTTCGAGATGGACAGAGGCGCTATAGTTGTAAACGACAAGATGGAGACAAGCGTAGAGGGAATATACGCTCCTGGAGATATAAACTGTAGATGCATGCTTGCGCACTCGGCGTCTAAGATGGCTGAGATCGCAGTGGAAAATGCGCTTGGTGGAAATGTAGAGTACGACCCTACAAACAACCCTTCAGCTATCTACACTCTTCCAGAGGCATCATCTGTTGGGCTTACTGAAGAGCAGGCCAACGACAAGTACGAGAACGTGGCAGTAGGGGCGTTCCCATTTGGAGCAAACGGAAGAGCGCTTGCTTCAGGAGAGACTCATGGATTTATAAAAGTAGTGATAAACAAAGACGACAAGAAGATACTAGGAGTCCATATACTAGGGGTGAACGCGGCTGAGATGATAAACGAGGCAGCTGCTCTAATGGAGAATGGAGTTACAGCAGATCACGTTGCAGAGACAGTTCATGCACACCCTACTTTCTCAGAGGCGTTTATGGAGGCATGTGCAGACAGTATTGATATGTGCATACACCTTCAGAAAAAGAACTAA
- a CDS encoding selenium metabolism-associated LysR family transcriptional regulator — protein sequence MDFRQLETFVMVVKLKSFSKAAQKLYLTQPTVTSHIQSLEEELGTILLNRFGKQVTTTGAGNLLYDYALEMIHMKNMAQFDLSAYNGKIQGHLSISASSIPRHYMLPELLKKFISEYPDISFSVTERDSKKVVENILCGDTDFGLIGAKFSNQYLDYIEILEDRLCIIAPNNSDFPWENDSFIDKDFLLSQKLLLREKGSGTRRIVESTFLNKELDRDSLNLISYVEDAEAIKKFVEAGIGVSFMSEKAVKREVELGLLKRYYLENLEFKRDFYFVYHNRRELSPLSKRFRDFILEKSGICQKTE from the coding sequence TTGGATTTTAGACAATTAGAGACTTTTGTTATGGTTGTGAAGTTAAAGAGCTTTTCTAAGGCAGCTCAAAAGCTATACCTTACACAGCCCACCGTTACAAGCCACATTCAGTCCCTAGAGGAAGAGCTAGGAACAATTTTACTAAATAGGTTCGGAAAGCAAGTCACTACCACAGGTGCAGGTAATTTACTATACGACTATGCCCTTGAGATGATTCATATGAAGAATATGGCACAGTTTGACTTAAGCGCCTATAACGGCAAAATCCAGGGTCATTTGAGCATCAGCGCAAGTTCCATACCAAGGCACTATATGCTCCCTGAACTCTTGAAGAAATTCATATCTGAATATCCAGATATAAGCTTCTCTGTCACAGAGAGAGACTCCAAAAAAGTCGTAGAAAATATTCTATGCGGAGACACAGATTTCGGCCTAATAGGTGCAAAGTTTTCAAACCAGTATCTAGACTATATAGAGATACTCGAAGATAGATTGTGCATAATCGCTCCTAACAACAGCGATTTCCCTTGGGAAAACGACAGCTTTATAGACAAGGACTTTTTGCTGTCCCAAAAACTCCTTCTTCGTGAAAAGGGATCTGGAACTAGACGAATTGTCGAGTCTACTTTTCTAAACAAAGAACTTGACCGTGACTCTCTAAACCTCATTTCCTACGTGGAGGACGCTGAAGCCATAAAGAAATTTGTAGAGGCCGGAATAGGAGTCAGCTTCATGTCTGAAAAAGCTGTAAAGCGAGAAGTGGAGCTAGGTCTGCTGAAGCGATACTACCTTGAGAACTTGGAGTTCAAGAGAGATTTCTACTTTGTGTACCACAACAGGCGTGAGCTCTCACCTCTGAGCAAGCGTTTCAGGGACTTTATACTGGAAAAAAGCGGTATCTGCCAGAAAACCGAATAG
- a CDS encoding aminopeptidase, translating to MEEKLLHSWGYVWDTISEEEKTEVFELGERYKEFLDSGKTERECTEEIIERARAAGFISMDEALSGDGKLMPGDKVYANNRDKSVVLFVIGSEAMENGVNIVASHLDSPRIDLKPFPLYEEEGLGFFKTHYYGGIKKYQWATIPLELHGVVFTKTGEKVNVQIGKSEDDPVFFITDLLPHLAKDQMDKKLSEAITGEGLNVLVGSNGLSGVEENRVKSQILSILNEKYGISELDFTTSELQIVPAGRSRDVGLDRSMIAGYGQDDRVCVYSSLEAILEVESPERTAVSIYMDKEEIGSVGNTGMESVFFELALAEIMNKLDESYSEIKLKRALSRSRALSADTVAAFDPNFPDVLDKKNAPFMGKGMALVKYTGVRGKSETNDANAEYLSDIRQALDRHNVIWQIGELGKVDQGGGGTVAYMLAKYGMEVVDCGVSLLSVHAPFEISHKADIYMAKRGYKAFLEN from the coding sequence TTGGAAGAAAAGCTTTTGCATAGTTGGGGCTATGTATGGGATACAATAAGTGAAGAAGAGAAAACAGAAGTGTTTGAGCTGGGAGAAAGATACAAGGAGTTTTTAGACAGCGGAAAGACTGAGAGAGAGTGTACAGAAGAGATAATAGAGAGAGCAAGGGCAGCGGGATTCATCTCCATGGACGAAGCGCTTTCTGGAGACGGAAAGCTAATGCCTGGGGATAAAGTCTATGCAAACAACAGAGACAAGTCTGTTGTGTTGTTTGTAATAGGCAGCGAGGCTATGGAAAACGGAGTCAACATAGTGGCTTCACACTTGGACTCGCCAAGGATAGACTTGAAGCCATTTCCGCTCTACGAGGAAGAAGGGCTTGGCTTTTTCAAGACACACTACTACGGCGGAATAAAGAAGTACCAGTGGGCGACTATACCGCTTGAGCTGCACGGTGTAGTTTTCACAAAGACAGGTGAGAAAGTGAATGTCCAAATAGGGAAGTCGGAAGACGATCCAGTGTTCTTCATAACAGACTTGCTCCCTCATCTTGCAAAAGACCAGATGGACAAGAAGCTTTCTGAGGCGATAACTGGGGAAGGTCTGAATGTGCTGGTGGGAAGCAATGGACTTTCAGGCGTAGAAGAAAACAGAGTCAAGAGTCAGATACTTTCAATCCTGAACGAAAAGTACGGAATATCTGAATTGGACTTTACAACTTCCGAGCTCCAGATAGTCCCTGCTGGCAGGTCTAGAGATGTAGGGCTGGACAGGAGCATGATAGCGGGTTATGGACAGGACGACAGAGTCTGCGTCTACTCTTCGCTTGAGGCCATACTGGAGGTTGAAAGCCCTGAAAGAACGGCTGTATCGATCTACATGGACAAAGAGGAGATTGGAAGCGTGGGGAATACTGGTATGGAGTCTGTATTCTTTGAGCTGGCTCTGGCTGAAATAATGAACAAGCTGGACGAAAGCTACAGCGAGATAAAGCTAAAGCGAGCACTTTCAAGGTCTAGGGCTCTTTCGGCGGACACGGTGGCCGCTTTCGACCCTAACTTCCCAGATGTGCTGGACAAGAAAAATGCTCCTTTTATGGGAAAGGGAATGGCGCTAGTGAAGTATACGGGAGTAAGGGGAAAATCTGAAACCAATGACGCCAACGCTGAATACCTTTCGGATATAAGGCAAGCTCTGGATAGACACAATGTGATTTGGCAGATAGGAGAGCTTGGAAAGGTGGACCAAGGCGGCGGAGGAACGGTGGCATATATGCTTGCCAAATACGGCATGGAAGTTGTAGACTGCGGAGTCTCGCTTTTAAGTGTTCATGCTCCGTTTGAGATATCTCACAAAGCTGATATATACATGGCCAAGAGAGGATACAAGGCTTTTCTGGAAAACTAA
- a CDS encoding sensor histidine kinase, whose translation MSNKDLNKAIENLFNTTLEVMESGKEEIKSMVIDLKDDYARKVMELSDIQQKLLLTIEEVDTLAIEEKRSRKRLAEVSNDFKRFNEADIKDAYEYTHSLRSRLEIKRQEERLYIKRRQELELGLKKMLHNIDKGEKTIDKLAKIAEYIEGNKKDFNETIEDINKMQMFGIKVIEAQEEERKRISRDIHDGPAQDLANVMLRAEYCEKVIDKDMEDAKSEIRELKKDVKVTLNNIRKIIYDLRPMSLDDLGLIPTIEKYIEGFKADSDLNIQLQYSEGIEGLNSGIETAIYRVVQEALNNIKKHANAKNVSIDFSLMENAKKNIFIKIEDDGVGFSETHYKEKAESKSCGFGIIGMKERIEVLEGKFSLDSRENMGTVIKISIPVIEEGRLN comes from the coding sequence TTGAGCAACAAGGATTTGAACAAGGCCATAGAGAATTTATTTAACACCACGCTTGAAGTTATGGAGTCTGGAAAAGAAGAGATAAAAAGCATGGTAATCGACCTTAAAGATGACTATGCGAGAAAAGTGATGGAGCTTTCCGATATACAGCAGAAGCTGCTCTTGACTATAGAAGAGGTAGATACACTTGCCATAGAGGAGAAACGTAGCAGGAAAAGGTTGGCCGAGGTGAGCAACGACTTTAAGCGATTCAACGAAGCTGACATAAAAGATGCATACGAGTACACGCACAGCTTGAGGTCTAGGCTCGAGATAAAGAGGCAGGAAGAGAGGCTCTATATAAAGAGAAGACAGGAGTTGGAGCTTGGGCTTAAGAAGATGCTCCACAATATAGATAAGGGCGAAAAGACCATAGACAAGCTTGCCAAAATAGCGGAATATATAGAGGGGAATAAAAAAGACTTCAATGAAACTATAGAAGACATAAACAAGATGCAGATGTTTGGAATAAAGGTCATAGAGGCTCAGGAAGAAGAGCGGAAGAGGATATCTAGGGATATTCATGACGGACCGGCCCAAGACTTGGCCAATGTGATGCTTAGAGCCGAGTACTGCGAAAAGGTAATAGACAAGGATATGGAGGATGCAAAGAGCGAGATAAGAGAGCTTAAAAAGGACGTAAAGGTCACTTTGAACAATATAAGAAAGATAATATACGACCTTAGACCTATGTCGCTAGACGACCTGGGACTGATACCCACTATAGAGAAGTACATAGAGGGTTTCAAGGCGGACAGCGACCTAAATATACAGCTTCAGTACTCAGAAGGTATAGAAGGGCTGAACAGCGGCATAGAGACGGCGATCTACAGGGTAGTACAGGAAGCGCTCAACAATATAAAAAAGCATGCAAATGCAAAGAACGTGTCTATAGATTTCAGTTTGATGGAGAATGCAAAGAAGAACATCTTTATAAAGATAGAGGACGATGGAGTCGGATTCTCTGAGACCCACTACAAGGAGAAGGCCGAGAGCAAGAGCTGCGGGTTTGGAATTATCGGGATGAAAGAGCGGATAGAGGTCTTAGAAGGAAAGTTTTCACTTGATTCAAGGGAAAACATGGGTACGGTGATTAAGATTTCAATACCAGTTATAGAGGAAGGAAGATTGAATTGA
- a CDS encoding diacylglycerol/lipid kinase family protein: MKKVRIINNPSSGRNIVQKRLDSIANILLDKGYIVGKYCTEKKYDAMHETIRTCEGDWDMIIACGGDGTVNEVASGIAKSDRKLPVAILPAGTVNDFANYLNIPNAPESFCEMIEKENIISVDLGKMNDKYFVNVAAGGVLTSVAHTVPPESKSIFGRAAYYVEGMKEMPRQVKNVSKVRIESEEYTSEEEVSLFLITNSSSIGGFKKLAPYADIEDGFLDCVIIGKTEVQDLITLFIELIKGEHIDNPKVRYFKTKCLSISSLEDEEIVIDIDGEFGGKLPIKIEVEPRVFKVFIP, translated from the coding sequence ATGAAAAAGGTTAGAATAATAAACAATCCTTCATCCGGAAGAAACATAGTCCAAAAGCGACTGGACTCGATAGCTAACATACTCTTAGACAAGGGCTACATAGTGGGGAAGTACTGCACGGAAAAAAAGTATGACGCTATGCATGAAACCATTAGAACCTGCGAAGGTGACTGGGACATGATAATAGCGTGCGGAGGAGACGGGACTGTAAATGAAGTCGCAAGCGGAATAGCCAAGTCAGACAGGAAATTGCCTGTGGCCATACTTCCGGCCGGGACTGTAAACGACTTTGCAAACTATTTAAACATTCCAAACGCTCCTGAGTCTTTCTGCGAGATGATTGAAAAGGAAAATATAATAAGCGTAGACCTCGGAAAGATGAACGACAAGTACTTTGTCAATGTGGCAGCCGGAGGGGTGCTTACAAGCGTTGCCCACACAGTTCCACCGGAGTCGAAAAGCATTTTTGGAAGAGCGGCATACTATGTCGAGGGAATGAAGGAGATGCCGAGGCAAGTGAAGAACGTCTCGAAAGTGAGAATAGAGAGCGAGGAGTATACGTCCGAAGAAGAGGTGTCTCTTTTTCTGATTACTAACAGCTCTAGCATCGGTGGATTCAAGAAGCTTGCTCCGTATGCCGACATAGAGGACGGGTTTCTAGACTGCGTCATAATAGGAAAGACAGAGGTGCAGGACCTTATAACGCTGTTTATAGAGCTTATAAAAGGGGAACATATAGATAATCCAAAGGTAAGGTACTTCAAGACAAAATGTCTCTCGATATCATCTCTAGAAGATGAAGAGATAGTGATAGATATAGACGGAGAGTTTGGAGGGAAACTTCCCATAAAGATAGAAGTAGAGCCAAGAGTTTTCAAGGTTTTCATACCTTAA
- a CDS encoding LacI family DNA-binding transcriptional regulator, with amino-acid sequence MVATIKDVAKKAGVSISTVSRVVNDSKPVSPEVKKKVMETIEELGYKPNEIARTLVTKKSYLIGVIVTDLGDSYIAEIVRGIEEIGKMYDYDILLCSTFGDKDAEIRYMQLLNTKQVEGIILISNNINEEIETYTKSFKRPFVYLNRYYYDDRYATVMVDNCEAAYEMTSYLINLGHRDIAYVSNNKEDSSLEKPKLEGYSKAMRENELKESVYYTEGISMENGYEAARNIVESKSATAIFCGYDEAAIGVLGYLYDNGIKVPEEISVTGFGDILIASIYRPTLTTIKVPYYDIGAVSIRRIIKELKGEKSEENKMILPFQIQKRQSSSKPK; translated from the coding sequence ATGGTTGCAACTATAAAAGACGTAGCAAAGAAAGCAGGAGTGTCCATTTCCACAGTATCTAGGGTTGTAAATGACTCCAAACCTGTGAGTCCGGAAGTAAAGAAAAAGGTGATGGAGACTATAGAGGAGCTAGGATACAAGCCGAATGAGATAGCCAGAACGCTAGTCACCAAGAAGTCTTACTTGATAGGGGTTATAGTTACAGACCTAGGAGACTCCTATATAGCTGAAATAGTCAGAGGGATAGAGGAAATAGGCAAGATGTACGACTACGACATACTTCTGTGCAGCACTTTTGGAGACAAAGACGCCGAGATAAGGTATATGCAGCTGCTGAACACGAAGCAGGTCGAGGGTATAATACTGATATCGAACAACATAAATGAAGAGATAGAGACTTACACCAAGAGCTTCAAGAGGCCGTTTGTATACTTGAACAGGTACTACTATGACGACAGGTATGCAACTGTAATGGTGGACAACTGCGAAGCGGCCTACGAGATGACAAGCTACCTTATAAACCTTGGACACAGGGACATAGCATATGTTTCAAACAACAAAGAGGACAGCTCTCTTGAAAAGCCGAAGCTAGAGGGGTACAGCAAGGCGATGCGAGAAAATGAGCTTAAGGAATCAGTATACTATACAGAGGGCATAAGCATGGAAAATGGATATGAAGCAGCCAGAAACATAGTCGAGAGCAAGTCAGCGACAGCTATATTCTGCGGGTACGATGAAGCTGCAATAGGTGTACTGGGCTACCTCTACGACAACGGGATAAAAGTTCCAGAGGAAATATCGGTAACTGGGTTTGGAGACATACTTATAGCTTCGATCTACAGACCTACCCTTACGACCATAAAGGTTCCGTACTACGATATAGGGGCCGTGTCTATAAGGAGAATAATAAAGGAGCTAAAGGGAGAGAAGTCTGAGGAAAACAAGATGATACTGCCGTTCCAGATACAGAAGAGGCAAAGTTCCTCAAAGCCAAAATAG
- a CDS encoding metal-dependent hydrolase: MDPLTHGVIGLGIAALSGETSLASPVTIGAIVGAMSPDIDIIAKYWGDYKYLKHHRGLTHSFPAIIGLSLGISLILTMIFPGYSFLDIFLSTLMGTASHTFFDALNSYGVRPTLPFKNKRYSASLLMLYDPFVTIMSIGLFVLNVDRGYKFVIALGGLSIYIAYRYFTKREASASVASEYGLGAKDKLHVMPNLTNFFKWDFVLEKGENRVVGRINSLNGKIVEIEKLGKEDSELIEKAYGTELGKYFDEFTSSINHVKIHRHNDEVELQFIDLRYYMKNNFMHHATFVYDREANLKKSVFRPYKYDRQIVVESAS; this comes from the coding sequence ATGGATCCATTGACTCATGGAGTTATAGGCTTAGGAATTGCGGCACTGAGCGGGGAAACGAGTTTGGCTAGTCCAGTTACTATAGGAGCTATAGTGGGGGCGATGTCTCCTGACATAGATATAATAGCTAAATACTGGGGCGACTACAAGTACTTGAAGCACCACAGAGGACTTACACACTCATTTCCGGCTATAATAGGGCTTTCGCTTGGGATAAGCCTTATACTGACCATGATTTTTCCAGGGTATTCGTTTCTAGATATATTCCTTTCGACGCTGATGGGAACGGCTTCTCATACTTTCTTTGACGCTTTGAATTCTTACGGAGTTAGGCCGACGCTGCCTTTCAAAAACAAGAGGTACTCTGCAAGTCTTCTCATGCTCTATGATCCGTTTGTAACCATTATGTCCATAGGGCTGTTCGTTCTGAATGTAGACAGGGGATACAAGTTTGTGATAGCTCTTGGAGGGCTTTCGATCTACATTGCATATAGATACTTTACAAAGAGAGAGGCTTCGGCTTCAGTGGCATCTGAGTACGGACTTGGAGCCAAAGACAAGCTACATGTGATGCCCAACTTGACCAACTTCTTCAAATGGGACTTTGTGCTTGAAAAAGGCGAGAATAGGGTTGTAGGCAGGATAAACTCTTTGAATGGCAAGATAGTGGAGATAGAAAAGCTGGGAAAAGAGGACAGCGAGCTTATAGAAAAAGCTTATGGCACTGAGCTAGGGAAGTACTTCGACGAATTCACGTCTTCGATAAACCATGTGAAGATACACAGGCACAATGACGAAGTAGAGCTTCAATTCATAGACCTTAGGTACTATATGAAAAACAACTTCATGCACCATGCAACTTTTGTATACGACAGGGAAGCAAATTTAAAAAAGTCGGTATTTAGACCGTACAAATACGATAGGCAGATAGTGGTGGAAAGCGCAAGCTAA
- a CDS encoding DUF896 domain-containing protein, with amino-acid sequence MISKAKIDRINELSRKSKSGQLTEDEKNEQKRLRAEYILAFRKNLKSQLENIEIVD; translated from the coding sequence TTGATTTCAAAAGCCAAGATAGACAGGATAAACGAACTGTCTAGAAAATCAAAGTCAGGACAGCTGACAGAAGACGAAAAAAATGAGCAGAAAAGGCTGAGAGCAGAGTATATTCTAGCTTTTAGAAAAAACTTAAAGAGCCAGCTTGAAAACATAGAGATAGTAGATTAA
- a CDS encoding chemotaxis protein CheW, with translation MAEKQYVVFRLDNEEYGIGIMNVREIIPYKESIKVPNTPDFIEGIINYRGNVTPIICLKKRFNISKRVEDGNTRIIVINIGDRQVGFIVDEASQTIKLDESEIDPAPSIVSSVEREYIDGVGKKEDRLIILIDLGKILTEGEREELKGIDA, from the coding sequence ATGGCTGAAAAACAATATGTGGTTTTTAGACTAGACAACGAGGAATACGGAATAGGAATAATGAATGTGAGAGAGATAATCCCCTACAAAGAGAGCATAAAAGTTCCGAACACTCCTGACTTTATAGAGGGGATAATAAACTACAGGGGAAATGTAACGCCTATCATATGCCTCAAGAAGCGCTTCAACATAAGTAAAAGGGTTGAAGATGGAAACACCAGGATAATAGTCATAAATATAGGTGATAGACAGGTAGGGTTTATAGTGGATGAGGCTTCACAGACTATAAAGCTAGACGAAAGCGAGATAGATCCTGCACCAAGCATAGTTTCAAGCGTAGAGCGTGAATATATAGATGGAGTGGGGAAAAAAGAAGACAGACTTATCATATTGATAGACCTGGGGAAGATACTGACAGAGGGGGAGCGAGAAGAATTAAAGGGAATAGATGCTTAA
- a CDS encoding response regulator: MNKKIEVLIVDDHSLMREGLKKLIELEDDIVVVDQAADGKEALEKLSMKEPDIILMDINMPNMNGIETLRALRDKGIKSKVMMLTIHDDREYVYETMKIGANGYLLKDSDSDTLVDGIRRVYAGEKFIQPSLLKSIECRTESNDKSEDMITSLTKREYEVLILIAEGLNNRAIAERLFISEKTVKNHISNIFKKIEVNDRVQATIFAFRNNLKKL, encoded by the coding sequence TTGAATAAAAAGATAGAGGTACTTATAGTAGACGACCATTCACTTATGAGGGAAGGACTTAAAAAGCTGATTGAACTAGAAGACGACATAGTGGTGGTAGATCAGGCCGCAGACGGAAAAGAAGCGCTGGAGAAGCTAAGTATGAAAGAGCCTGATATAATACTCATGGACATAAACATGCCCAATATGAACGGCATAGAGACGCTGAGGGCTTTAAGAGACAAGGGGATCAAGTCGAAAGTCATGATGCTGACTATCCACGACGACAGGGAATATGTGTACGAAACCATGAAGATAGGGGCGAATGGATATCTGCTGAAAGACTCTGACTCGGATACACTTGTGGATGGAATAAGAAGGGTGTACGCCGGAGAAAAGTTTATACAGCCTTCTCTGCTTAAGTCTATTGAGTGCAGGACGGAGTCGAACGACAAAAGTGAAGATATGATAACTTCTCTTACAAAGAGGGAGTACGAAGTACTGATATTGATAGCTGAAGGACTGAACAACAGGGCTATAGCAGAAAGGCTTTTCATAAGTGAAAAGACTGTTAAAAACCATATATCTAATATATTCAAAAAGATAGAGGTAAATGACAGAGTTCAGGCCACTATATTCGCATTTAGAAATAACTTGAAGAAACTCTAA